The genomic region TGCGCCCATATTCGATTCCGATCGGTCAACAGTGCATCAATATAGGCTTGCGCTTTCTTTTCAGAGAAAGAAGACGGTACTTCCAAGAGTAATTCGACAAGCAGGGATGAGAGCTCTTTTCGATTATTGCTTAGATAAAGATCCCGAATTTTATGCATCGCTTCCGTACTCTTATCAATATCTCGCAACGCTTGTATAGAATCCTTTAATATAGCAAGCTGATCGTCAAAAGTACCGTACGATAACGCTGCGAGTTGCTGTTCTACCGTATCGAGCGCCTCGATTTTTTTATTTTCAGCCCGCTGCATCAAATACATATCGATACCGTCTCCAGGCAGCAAACCAGCCTTAATCGTCAATAACTGCGCCAGTACCGTATTTAATACCCACGGATTAAATAAGGCAAACTGATGTACCGTATCATCACCGATCATTTCATACAGAAAAACAAGTTCATCCTCTGATAAGACATTAAGTAAACTCTTTTTGGGGTCGGTATTCATATTTTTCATAATAACGGTTTGCATCTCACCGACGAGAGCTTCCATTTCGGCCATACCACCGAGCTCACTCACCAACCGGTCGGCTTTATCGAAGGCACGCAGCACATTCTTTTCAAGCGGATAAAAACTTTTATCGGCAACATGAATAGTTCCGAGTACATAGACGGAGCCCTTATTACCCCTTATCTCCCAAAAAAAACGTTCGGGGCGCTCTATCAGTACCGGCCTCGATAATTCTGACGGCCGCTTACCCTGTCCCGTAGTCGTACAGGCTGTAAGCGCGATGCTCAACAGCAAGAGCAGTGTAATTTTTTTCACATATTTAAAAGCTATCATACAATCCTCCTATCGATAAAATAACGTTTTTTTGCACTTCCTACTAGAGGATTTAATCAGGGAAAAGGTTCAACTCTGGTCGAATAGTCTCAATTTTTCCGCGAGGATATAAAAAAATGTCTGATACATTTGCTGCATAATATCGGCAAAAAAAGCATTGACATTTATTATTTTACCGGTAAAATGAAGAAAGGTGGGTAAAAGTGGAGGAAAGTAGATAAAAGTGGAAAAAAAGTGCGTTCTCGGGAGAGTATAATAACACGCTTGATGAAAAAGGGCGTATTATGTTTCCTGCAAAACTACGCTGTTTACTGCCGGGCTCTCAGATTGTGATTACCCGGGGAATTGACCGCTGTCTATGGATATTTCCTCCTGAAGAATGGGCATTGCTATCCGAAAAAGTTATGCAATCCGCTTCATTGTTTCAGGCAAACTCCCGTCTTGTCCTGCGCAGACTTATCGCTCCGGCGCAGGAAATAGACATTGATAAGGCGGGACGTGTTTCAATACCCCAAAGTTTACGTGAATACGCGCAGCTCGAAAAAAGACTGCGTGCTATTGGGCATCAACCGTTATCTTGAATTATGGGATGCGGCTGAATATCGGGCTTATCTGGAGGGAAGCGAGGCGGATTTCCATCAAGCGAGCGAGGACTTGGGGCTTATTCGTTTTTAACATGTATGAACTTTATACACACACCGGTTTTATTACAAGAATGCCTGGAATTACTTGCTCCGGAAACATCCGATCCGCTTCTTATCGACGGAACATTAGGCGAAGGCGGCCACAGTGAGGCCTTTTTAACTCACTTTCCACAGTTAAAAGTTATCGGTATCGATGCCGACCCTGCCATTCAAGCAAAGGCAAAAGTACGGCTTGCCCCATTCGGCGAACGTATGCAATTTTTTTTAGGCTGGTCGGATGCTTTTTTCGATGCTTATCCTCAAAATACACCTGCCCCATCGCTCATATTATTTGATCTCGGTATTTCTCTTTTCCATTATATGGAATCAAAGCGCGGTTTTTCATTCAGCGCCGCCGAACCGCTCGATATGCGTATCAACCCGAATGAATCGCTAACAGCCGCCGACATTGTAAACACCTACAGCGAAAAAAAACTCGCGGATCTACTGTACCTCTATGCGGAAGAACGGTTTTCGCGGCCGATCGCTCGTGCTATTGTCGCGGAACGGGAAAACCGTCCCTTTACGGAAGCGCGACAGTTAAGCGAAACCGTATTCCATGCGGTTCCCGTCCGCTTCAGACACGGCCCCATACATCCGGCAACCAAGACGTTCCAAGCCCTACGGATTGCCGTGAACAGCGAGCTTGACCGGCTGCCGCGCCTGTTGGAAAAAGCCTTTGCATGCCTTGCGGCAGAGGGCAAAATGGGCGTTATCTCTTTTCACTCGCTGGAAGATCGTATCGTTAAAAATTTTTTTAGAGACCTTGCAAAAAGCTGTATTTGCCCGCCTGAAATGCCGATATGTACATGTGGAGGCGTGCCCCGTGCAGCTTTGCTTACGAAAAAACCGGTCGGCCCCTCTGCCGAAGAGACAGCCGGTAACGCACCGTCCCGCAGCGCCCGGCTTCGTGTTATAAAAAAGCTCTCTTTGAGGAGGTCATAACCGCTATGAAGCACTTGTTAGCATTCATCCTTACCGTGAGTATTCCTTGTTTATTTTTCTTAACCGTCAAACAATCGCAGGTCTACAATACACTGGAACGTGAGGTAAACGCATATAACGATGAGCAGAATCGCCTGATTGCAGAAAATAAACGGAAGATTTCGGCTATTTCCATCCTCTCAAAACCGCAGCGGATAGAAAAAATTGCCGTCGAAGAATTGGATATGCACAAAGCAGATTCCTCGCAGATTATCCGCGTCTCCTTGGATAAGGAAAAGAAGGGATAGCTCCATGTTATTGGGTTGGGAGGCTCTCTGCACGGCAGTCGCAGGCACATTCATTTGCAATTATTCTCCTTATGCGGGCTTCGATTCCGTTACGACAGACAGCAGAACTGTGAATCCCCATGCCCTTTTTATTCCGCTGCGAGGTACACAGCAAGACGGGCACCGTTATATCGAACATGCCCTGCGGCAAGGAGCAGATTGTATTATTGCCGACGCAGCACACCTCGACGTCCACGATAACACTCAGCATATTATTGCTCTCTGCAAAAGATATGAAGCCTCCTGTATCCGCGTTGAACATACGCTGAAGGCATTGCAGGACGCCGCCGCCGCTTATCTGGAGCGATTTCCACAGCTTCTTAAAATCGGAGTAACCGGTTCAAACGGTAAAACAACGACGAAAGAACTGCTTGCCTCTATCTTTGCACAGGAATACCGCACTGTAAAAAATGAGGGTAACCTCAATTCGGAAACAGGACTGCCGCTCTCGGTGTTCACCGTAACGAAAGAACATGAAGTGGGCATTTTTGAGCTTGGTATGAACCGGAAGGGAGAAATTGCGGAGCTTGCCGCAGTCCTGAAACCGAACATTGCCGTTATCACCAATATCGGCACCGCGCATATCGGGATGCTCGGTTCCAAAGATGCCATTGCTCACGAGAAAAAACAAATATTTTCCTGTTTTGATGAAAACTCAGTCGGCTTTGTCCCCGATAAGGACGAATATACGGCTTTCTTACAAGAAGTACCGCACGGGAAAACCTTTACCTACAGTGCAGCTCCCGACGCCTATACCCTCGAAGGGCTTTCAGGTACAGAGATCCGGTATAAGGGAGAAAACATCCGTTTACCACTCCCGGGAATCCATAACGTACAAAATGCCTTTGCCGCGATTGCCGTTGCGGAATACTGCAATATCCCGCTGCGATCAATAAAAGCAGGCATCGAAAACATGCAGGCACTATTTGGAAGGTCGCAAATTATCCGCGGATCGGTAACCTACCTGCTCGATTGCTATAACGCCAATCCCGATTCTATGAATGCGGGGCTTGCACTGTGTGCGAATATTGCAGTAAACGGCAAGAAGATTTATGTACTTGCCTCGATGAAAGAACTGGGTGCAAAATCAGCGGAAGCACATCGCGCCGTATGTGCGGCAGCTTTTGCCTCCGATGCCGATGCGTTATTTTTTTTCGGTGAAGAGATGTGTAAAGCAGCCGTCGAACAAAATAAAACTTCAAATAAGCCTTTTTTCTGCTTTAGAGAATCCGATGCAAATAAACTCCGCGATACCTTAGATAGTCTATTAAAACGGAACGATTTTGTGTTTCTAAAGGGATCCCGAAGCCTTCAACTGGAGCAGTTTGAATCTATTCTGCAAAAGGAGCGGGTATGACACAGCATACTATCACCGTTGAAAAGAACATCAATCGCGACCGATACAGCTTTACTTTTATCCTGCTTGTGCTCATCATGGTTGGAGTCGGA from Treponema vincentii harbors:
- a CDS encoding TraB/GumN family protein, whose protein sequence is MIAFKYVKKITLLLLLSIALTACTTTGQGKRPSELSRPVLIERPERFFWEIRGNKGSVYVLGTIHVADKSFYPLEKNVLRAFDKADRLVSELGGMAEMEALVGEMQTVIMKNMNTDPKKSLLNVLSEDELVFLYEMIGDDTVHQFALFNPWVLNTVLAQLLTIKAGLLPGDGIDMYLMQRAENKKIEALDTVEQQLAALSYGTFDDQLAILKDSIQALRDIDKSTEAMHKIRDLYLSNNRKELSSLLVELLLEVPSSFSEKKAQAYIDALLTDRNRIWAQKFDEYLHEGGNTFVFAGSAHFLGKSSVFEIMRQKNMLE
- the rsmH gene encoding 16S rRNA (cytosine(1402)-N(4))-methyltransferase RsmH, producing MNFIHTPVLLQECLELLAPETSDPLLIDGTLGEGGHSEAFLTHFPQLKVIGIDADPAIQAKAKVRLAPFGERMQFFLGWSDAFFDAYPQNTPAPSLILFDLGISLFHYMESKRGFSFSAAEPLDMRINPNESLTAADIVNTYSEKKLADLLYLYAEERFSRPIARAIVAERENRPFTEARQLSETVFHAVPVRFRHGPIHPATKTFQALRIAVNSELDRLPRLLEKAFACLAAEGKMGVISFHSLEDRIVKNFFRDLAKSCICPPEMPICTCGGVPRAALLTKKPVGPSAEETAGNAPSRSARLRVIKKLSLRRS
- a CDS encoding cell division protein FtsL produces the protein MKHLLAFILTVSIPCLFFLTVKQSQVYNTLEREVNAYNDEQNRLIAENKRKISAISILSKPQRIEKIAVEELDMHKADSSQIIRVSLDKEKKG
- a CDS encoding UDP-N-acetylmuramoyl-tripeptide--D-alanyl-D-alanine ligase, which gives rise to MLLGWEALCTAVAGTFICNYSPYAGFDSVTTDSRTVNPHALFIPLRGTQQDGHRYIEHALRQGADCIIADAAHLDVHDNTQHIIALCKRYEASCIRVEHTLKALQDAAAAYLERFPQLLKIGVTGSNGKTTTKELLASIFAQEYRTVKNEGNLNSETGLPLSVFTVTKEHEVGIFELGMNRKGEIAELAAVLKPNIAVITNIGTAHIGMLGSKDAIAHEKKQIFSCFDENSVGFVPDKDEYTAFLQEVPHGKTFTYSAAPDAYTLEGLSGTEIRYKGENIRLPLPGIHNVQNAFAAIAVAEYCNIPLRSIKAGIENMQALFGRSQIIRGSVTYLLDCYNANPDSMNAGLALCANIAVNGKKIYVLASMKELGAKSAEAHRAVCAAAFASDADALFFFGEEMCKAAVEQNKTSNKPFFCFRESDANKLRDTLDSLLKRNDFVFLKGSRSLQLEQFESILQKERV